In Halobacterium sp. R2-5, the following are encoded in one genomic region:
- a CDS encoding 30S ribosomal protein S3 has protein sequence MADEMEFIEQGLQRSQIDEFFAEELARAGYGGMELAPTPMGMQIVLKAEKPGMVIGKGGKNIRKITTQLEERFDLEDPQIDVQEVDEPDLNAQIVADRLANALERGWYFRKAGHTTIDRIMEAGALGAEIVLSGKVTGNRGRVEKFNRGYIKHNGEPAEEIVDHGKGVAVMKLGTIGVSVKIIPPNAKLPDDFEIQEDANIEDLVVDEEEAGEELEELLEGEGEEAEADEGEAPEDAAETEAATEAAVEEIVEEDVEAEEGAAATSPPDTDGDVEEELDELAEDVEEFEDVDEEAEETAEELLEEMEADDDSESEEGEE, from the coding sequence CCCAGATCGACGAGTTCTTCGCCGAGGAGCTGGCCCGCGCCGGCTACGGCGGCATGGAGCTCGCGCCGACCCCGATGGGCATGCAGATCGTCCTGAAGGCCGAGAAGCCCGGGATGGTCATCGGGAAGGGCGGGAAGAACATCCGGAAGATCACGACGCAGCTCGAGGAGCGCTTCGACCTCGAGGACCCGCAGATCGACGTGCAGGAGGTCGACGAACCCGACCTGAACGCACAGATCGTCGCGGACCGCCTCGCGAACGCGCTCGAGCGCGGCTGGTACTTCCGGAAGGCCGGACACACGACCATCGACCGCATCATGGAGGCCGGCGCGCTCGGCGCCGAGATCGTCCTGAGCGGGAAGGTCACCGGCAACCGCGGCCGCGTGGAGAAGTTCAACCGCGGCTACATCAAGCACAACGGCGAGCCCGCCGAGGAGATCGTCGACCACGGCAAGGGCGTCGCGGTGATGAAGCTCGGCACCATCGGTGTCAGCGTCAAGATCATCCCGCCGAACGCGAAGCTCCCCGACGACTTCGAGATCCAAGAGGACGCGAACATCGAGGACCTCGTCGTCGACGAGGAGGAAGCCGGCGAGGAGCTCGAAGAGCTCCTCGAGGGCGAAGGCGAGGAGGCCGAAGCCGACGAGGGCGAAGCGCCCGAGGACGCCGCGGAGACCGAGGCGGCCACGGAGGCCGCCGTCGAGGAGATCGTCGAGGAAGACGTCGAGGCCGAGGAAGGCGCGGCCGCGACGTCGCCCCCGGACACCGACGGCGACGTCGAGGAGGAACTCGACGAGCTCGCCGAGGACGTCGAGGAGTTCGAGGACGTCGACGAGGAAGCCGAGGAGACCGCCGAGGAGCTCCTCGAGGAGATGGAAGCCGACGACGATTCCGAGTCCGAGGAGGGTGAGGAATAA